The following nucleotide sequence is from Acidimicrobiales bacterium.
GCCGGTGACCATCACCTGCATCAGCGCGCTCCGATCGCCGTGGGCGCCGTGGGCGCCGTGGGCGCCGTGGGCGCCGTGGGCGCCGTGGTCGCCGTGGGCGCCGTGGGCGCCGTGGGCGCCGTGGTCGCCGTGGTCGCCGTGGTCGAGTTGACCACCGTGGTCGAGTTGACCACCGTGGTCGAGTTGGCCGCGGTCGGCGCCGCCCACGTCCGGGTCCCGGTCACCTGGGCCCCGGTCACCTGTGTCCCGGTCACCGGCGCCCGGCTCACGAGGCCATCTCCGCGGGAACCCGGGCGTCGTCGAGCTGCGTCCCTGCGGCCACCATCATCCCGTCGCCGATCACCGTCACCGGCGTGAGCTCGCAGTCCCTGCCCACGGCGCAGTGCCGGCCCAGGATCGACCCGGTCACGCGGGCCCCGGCCTCCACCCTGGCCCCGGGGAGGAGCACCGAGCCCTCCACGTGCGCACCGGCCTCCACCACGCTGCCCGCGCCGATCACACTGCCGTCCACGGTGGCGCCGGCCTGCACGGTGGCGCCGTCGCCGACCAGGCTGGGCCCGCGCACCTCACCGGCCACCTCCGGGTCATCGAGCACCCACACCCCTGCGGTGACCTCGCGGGCTCCGGGGGCGGGCACGCCGGGCCGCGTGCCGTCGAGCAGGTCGGCGTTCGCCTGCAGGTAGGCCACCGGGGTGCCGGTGTCGAGCCAGTACGCCTCGCTCGCCAGCGCGTACACGGCACCCTCCGACGCCAGTGCCGGGAACGTCTCGCGTTCGACCGACACCCGCCGTCCGGCCGGGATGCGCTCGATGACCTCGGGCTCGAGCACGTAGGTGCCGGCGTTGATCAGGTTGGTGGGGGCGGTGCCGGGGTCGGGCTTCTCGACGAACTCGAGCACCCGGCCGTCCTCGTCGGTCGGGACCACACCGAAGCGCGAAGGGTCGGGCACCGCGGTCAGTTGGATCGTGGCGGCCGCGCCGTGCGAGCGGTGAAAGGCGACCAGCGCGGACGTGTCGACGTCGGTCAGCACGTCGCCGTTCACCACGATGAACGTCTCGTCGATGCCGGCGTGACGGGCCGCGAAGGCGACGGCCCCGGCGGTGTCGAGCGGTTCGGGCTCGACGGCGTAGACCAGATGCACGCCCGCCGCCTCGCCGTTCGGGTAGGCGGCGAGAAAGGCGTCGGGCTGGTACCCGAGCGACAGCACAGCCTCGTCGACCCCGTGGCGGGCCAGGTGGGCGAGGACGCGCTCGAGCATCGGGACCTCGGCGACGGGGAGCAGCTGTTTGGGAGTCGTGTAGGTGAGCGGCCGGAGCCTGGTCCCCTCGCCACCCAGCAGGACGACGGCCTTCACTTCCCGCGCGTGGTGGTGGGTGAGGCCGCCGGCTTGGTCGTGGTCGTGGCGTGCGCCGAGGTGGTGGTCGTGGCGGCCGAGGTCGGCGGCGCCGTCGTGGCCACGGTGGTGGTCGTCGCCCCGGCGACGGTCGTGGGCGAGAGCGTCGGCAGTGTGGTGGACGTCGCCCCCGCCGACCCGGCCCGGTCGTTGAGCATGGCCACGATCGACGACGGCTTGGGGATCGAGGAGCCCTGCGGGACGAAGGCGACCGTGATGAGCTGCCCGTCGGCCAGCTTCACGGCGGCGGGGTCGTGGAAGACCACCGGGTGGTTCGACCCCGGCGGGGTGAAGTACGGCCACACCTTGATCTGCAGCGACGCCTTCTGGCCGGCGTCCTTCGTCCCCGCCGCGCACGCCTGCCCGTTCTTGTACGCGGTGCCGCCGGGGAGCTTGAGGGTGGTCGCCGTCAGCGTGAGCTTGGGGTAGTGGGCCACGAAGCGGGCCAGGGTGGCGTTGTTCCCGGCGTCCGAGGCGGCGGTGGGCGATACCTGGATCACCCCGTCACCGTTGGTGCGGATGCCCGGGACCGGCGGGGTCGAGGCATTCGGGTTGGCGGGGAGGTTCACCGGCGTCGGCGGCGACCCGCACACGTCGAAGGACAGCGCCTGGTACCAGTGGGCCCCGATGGCGGGCTGCACCGCCGGGGCCGGGTGCTGGCGCTCGTAGCGGCTGTAGACGATCAGCGCCACGCCCAGCACGCAGATGAGGACGAGGCTGGCATACCACTTCACGGGCATCTGCCCGCGGTAGGTCCGGCCTCCGCCCGTGGCGCCTGCGCGCGCCACCCATTTGCCCGTATCACCCCTGGCCATGATCGGCCCGCAACCCTACTCGGCCGGGCGCGGGGCACCGCGCCGCGCCGCCAGGGCCTGCCGGGCACAGGCCACTGCCAGCCGGACCGCCAGGAGCACGGCCATGGCGGGCAGGGTGGCGCGCCGCCACCCCTTCGTGGTCCGCGAGGCGAACCGCAAGACGGAGCGGTGGTGGGCGAGGAGCATCCGGTAGGGGCGGCGGGCGGTGGAGATCCCCTGCAGGTGCGTCACGACAGCGTCGGGCACGTAGGCCAC
It contains:
- a CDS encoding NDP-sugar synthase: MKAVVLLGGEGTRLRPLTYTTPKQLLPVAEVPMLERVLAHLARHGVDEAVLSLGYQPDAFLAAYPNGEAAGVHLVYAVEPEPLDTAGAVAFAARHAGIDETFIVVNGDVLTDVDTSALVAFHRSHGAAATIQLTAVPDPSRFGVVPTDEDGRVLEFVEKPDPGTAPTNLINAGTYVLEPEVIERIPAGRRVSVERETFPALASEGAVYALASEAYWLDTGTPVAYLQANADLLDGTRPGVPAPGAREVTAGVWVLDDPEVAGEVRGPSLVGDGATVQAGATVDGSVIGAGSVVEAGAHVEGSVLLPGARVEAGARVTGSILGRHCAVGRDCELTPVTVIGDGMMVAAGTQLDDARVPAEMAS